One window from the genome of Terriglobia bacterium encodes:
- a CDS encoding MFS transporter: protein MVTASAATAREVGTDSPQRFPIRIWLISFAGWMFDFYDLVLFSFLLIPIGQELHLGESQQAVLLGVALGGSGVGGIMFGYLSDLFGRKRIMTWTILLYSLGTALTAFATGPFSLLAFRVLTGLGVGGEWAVGHALLAESSPQRMRGRASALLQAGEPVGVALAATAGLLVAPLIGWRAVFLISSASAGIALIVRQHLPESSLWNKQKEESLSPLAAMGRIARLHLVSPLIKAWILGVFKLGTYWTCYTWLPKFLQNQLHQTIGRSTLWILTAQLGQLLGMMAFGLASDRYGRRRAFTVYSLLTAAALYPLAFHWEAVLPYPLLFWSMMFALGLGSGCTAGFGALLAELFPTEIRNFAMGAAYNCARGVQFFAPIVVSMFVASYGLKGGLGVPIVLALSTATWVWTLPETRARDLARVAKNSA from the coding sequence ATGGTAACGGCTTCTGCCGCGACTGCACGAGAAGTCGGCACGGACAGCCCGCAACGCTTTCCGATCCGCATCTGGCTGATTTCGTTCGCCGGATGGATGTTCGACTTCTATGACCTGGTCCTGTTCTCGTTTCTGCTCATTCCGATCGGGCAAGAGTTGCACCTGGGCGAATCGCAGCAAGCGGTCCTGCTCGGCGTTGCGCTGGGCGGGTCAGGAGTTGGCGGCATCATGTTTGGCTATCTCTCCGACCTGTTCGGCCGGAAGCGGATCATGACCTGGACCATCCTCCTGTATTCCCTGGGGACGGCACTGACTGCATTCGCAACGGGTCCGTTCAGCCTGTTGGCGTTCCGGGTTCTGACCGGGCTCGGCGTAGGCGGAGAATGGGCCGTGGGACATGCGCTTCTGGCGGAATCCTCACCTCAGCGCATGAGAGGCCGGGCATCGGCGCTTCTCCAGGCGGGCGAGCCGGTCGGGGTTGCACTGGCCGCCACGGCAGGACTGCTTGTGGCGCCTCTCATCGGATGGCGCGCCGTGTTTTTGATCTCCTCTGCTTCCGCCGGTATCGCACTCATCGTGCGCCAGCATTTGCCTGAATCGTCTCTGTGGAACAAACAGAAGGAGGAGAGCCTGTCCCCGCTGGCTGCGATGGGACGGATTGCCCGCCTGCACCTGGTGAGCCCGCTCATCAAGGCGTGGATTCTCGGAGTTTTCAAGCTGGGGACCTATTGGACCTGCTACACCTGGCTGCCGAAATTCCTCCAGAACCAGCTGCACCAGACGATCGGCCGGTCGACGTTGTGGATTCTGACCGCTCAACTGGGGCAGCTCCTGGGCATGATGGCATTCGGTCTCGCGTCCGACCGCTACGGCCGGCGCCGGGCCTTCACCGTTTATTCCCTCCTGACAGCAGCGGCACTGTATCCGCTCGCATTTCACTGGGAAGCGGTGCTGCCTTATCCGTTGCTGTTTTGGAGCATGATGTTCGCTCTCGGCCTGGGATCGGGTTGCACCGCGGGATTCGGCGCGCTCCTCGCGGAGCTGTTCCCCACCGAGATCCGGAACTTCGCCATGGGTGCTGCATACAACTGCGCCCGAGGCGTCCAGTTCTTTGCGCCCATCGTTGTCAGCATGTTCGTCGCATCCTATGGTCTCAAGGGTGGACTTGGCGTGCCGATCGTCCTGGCTCTCTCGACGGCAACCTGGGTGTGGACCCTACCCGAGACCCGCGCGCGCGACCTGGCCAGAGTCGCCAAGAATTCCGCGTGA
- a CDS encoding carboxypeptidase-like regulatory domain-containing protein: MGPHIAVADRVSVEIRILDRDSQQPVTAGWVTLAGLPPKSAALSREIGAGGYIRLLVDPGNYMLRAECPGYFKCEDTIQAETGSGRLQKTIQLTKAAVLRGIVRNSTGEPQPGVNIIVFQEPSMFRTDTGAGGRFEKEVRVQEIDRISALRPPHPMAVLGPIHVNWGSDVYVELTLPEYLQVRRLTGRVLDVERNPVSAASVSIQTPSKINPAVMGRFWLGGPWLYPSAKSDAQGNFSLEALPQREALLQVQADGFEPYRETLDTRMDTEKYVFLKRPQIFSVVVLDAQGQVRNGMKAVGETEDDHIVLYPAATEGEYYSVQYPFRIYAEGLLTNQGITQSKWIERYQRQVVLVLGRGKIIGIVTDEDRNPVKDFNIYVREAGDASFDGRSGYGVHSEDGSFILNNLPPGKAVIQITRQTRAGATSTELQLGSKGIFQDVVVEEGRSAFVRAVLKGK, from the coding sequence ATGGGACCGCATATTGCCGTCGCTGACCGGGTGAGTGTAGAAATACGCATCCTGGACCGGGACTCCCAACAACCGGTCACCGCCGGCTGGGTCACCCTTGCTGGGCTGCCTCCCAAATCCGCAGCGCTATCAAGAGAGATCGGTGCAGGCGGCTACATACGCCTGCTGGTCGACCCCGGCAACTACATGCTTCGGGCAGAGTGCCCCGGATACTTTAAATGCGAGGATACGATCCAGGCAGAAACCGGTTCGGGCCGCCTGCAGAAAACGATTCAACTGACCAAGGCAGCGGTGCTTCGGGGGATAGTGAGGAATTCAACAGGCGAACCGCAGCCGGGTGTGAACATCATCGTTTTCCAGGAGCCATCCATGTTCCGCACGGACACCGGAGCCGGGGGAAGGTTTGAAAAGGAGGTACGGGTGCAGGAAATCGACAGGATTTCTGCACTAAGGCCTCCACATCCGATGGCTGTATTGGGACCAATCCACGTTAATTGGGGCAGCGATGTATATGTGGAACTCACCCTCCCTGAGTATCTGCAGGTACGAAGACTGACCGGAAGAGTTCTCGACGTCGAGCGCAACCCTGTAAGCGCAGCTTCAGTGTCGATACAGACGCCCTCAAAAATCAACCCGGCCGTTATGGGCAGATTCTGGCTGGGAGGTCCATGGTTGTACCCATCAGCCAAATCTGACGCACAGGGCAATTTTTCATTGGAGGCGCTGCCTCAACGCGAGGCATTGTTGCAGGTTCAGGCCGACGGCTTTGAGCCGTACAGAGAAACACTGGATACGAGAATGGACACTGAGAAATACGTATTTCTCAAGCGACCGCAGATTTTCAGCGTCGTGGTCCTTGATGCACAAGGGCAAGTTCGCAATGGCATGAAAGCCGTCGGCGAGACGGAGGATGACCACATAGTGCTCTATCCGGCGGCCACTGAGGGCGAGTATTATTCCGTCCAGTATCCATTCAGGATCTACGCCGAAGGGCTCCTCACCAACCAGGGTATCACGCAAAGCAAATGGATCGAGAGGTATCAAAGACAGGTCGTGCTCGTGCTCGGGCGCGGGAAAATCATCGGTATCGTGACCGACGAGGATCGAAATCCTGTCAAGGATTTCAATATCTATGTTCGAGAGGCGGGGGATGCCTCTTTTGACGGCCGGTCCGGATACGGGGTTCATTCCGAGGACGGCTCATTCATCCTGAACAACTTGCCTCCAGGTAAAGCCGTAATCCAGATCACGAGACAAACGAGGGCGGGCGCCACTTCAACGGAACTCCAGCTGGGTTCAAAGGGCATCTTCCAGGATGTCGTCGTCGAAGAGGGACGATCCGCCTTCGTGCGCGCGGTGCTTAAGGGGAAGTAA
- a CDS encoding glycoside hydrolase family 127 protein, translated as MRRYISILTAFFISGLCFFSNAQKAQVNADYPVQAVSLADVDITDQFWAPKQEVNRTVSIQHCIQEAEKRGGTTIGGGILEGAGYMIAKRSDPAFEEYIKKRVDATVARSTTASGNAGQAMRGGGPSPEAAVAYYEATKDRRLLDLALKAADAADAAYGPGKKGYISGHEGQKIGLMRLFRFTGDEKYWRLAKFFLDIRGQAEYRQQSAGEYPGELEYNQNHKPVLEQTEAVGHCVRAMYLYIPLTDIAALTGLPEYAKADDTLWQDVVSHKMYITGGVGSIRQQEKFGAPYELPNVSSWHETCASYGNVVWNHRLFLLHRDAKYIDTMERILYNGFLAGVSLKGDRFFYQNVLMSYGNYERFDWINVPCCPPNVVRLMASVGGYIYARTANEIYVNLFVGSTAKVNLSGTNVRITQETRYPWEGKVRLTVHPERAGNFAVLVRIPEWARNIALPSDLYRYMDSSAEKPALSVNGAPVAITLEHGYARFERTWKAGDVIELNLPMPVRRVLAHDQVRDDRGRVALERGPLVYCVEWPDNGGSALNLVIPDHSVLKGEYRPGFLNGVEAITGRVQAVVRGKDGVSARIVPHNLVAIPYYSWANRGMGEMTVWIARNAGTARLKPVLPNPVVRVNSFAGIEKAWTGYGDQNDDICAVYDGVEPLNSADESHLYFRMRPPEGKPAWIEYEFKAPTRISSSKVYFADDRRFCRMPSSWRIMYKDGDAWKPVANTEHYAVEKDAFNQVTYKQVTTTAVRIEVEPQSVLYKGGAAGPPAAMRIDKDKIWREFGIIEWQVK; from the coding sequence ATGCGACGATACATTTCAATCCTGACGGCATTTTTCATTTCCGGGCTTTGCTTCTTCAGCAATGCTCAAAAGGCGCAGGTGAATGCGGATTATCCGGTCCAAGCCGTTTCGCTTGCCGATGTCGATATCACCGATCAATTCTGGGCGCCGAAGCAGGAAGTGAACCGTACGGTATCCATCCAACATTGCATTCAGGAAGCTGAGAAACGGGGCGGGACGACCATTGGTGGCGGGATTCTCGAGGGCGCCGGATACATGATTGCCAAAAGAAGCGACCCCGCCTTTGAGGAATATATCAAAAAGAGAGTGGATGCCACCGTTGCACGATCGACGACCGCGAGCGGAAACGCCGGCCAGGCGATGCGCGGCGGCGGGCCGTCTCCCGAAGCTGCGGTCGCCTACTACGAGGCAACGAAGGATCGACGCCTGCTGGACCTCGCGCTAAAAGCCGCGGATGCGGCGGATGCGGCCTACGGCCCTGGGAAGAAGGGCTACATCTCCGGACACGAAGGCCAGAAGATCGGTCTCATGCGCCTCTTCAGGTTCACCGGCGATGAAAAGTATTGGCGGCTTGCCAAGTTTTTCCTCGACATCCGGGGACAGGCCGAATACCGGCAGCAGTCGGCGGGTGAATACCCCGGCGAGTTGGAATACAACCAGAACCACAAGCCCGTCCTCGAACAGACCGAAGCGGTCGGCCATTGCGTGCGCGCTATGTATCTCTACATCCCACTGACCGACATCGCGGCACTCACGGGCCTGCCGGAATATGCGAAGGCTGACGACACGCTTTGGCAGGATGTAGTTTCCCACAAGATGTACATAACCGGTGGAGTCGGCTCCATTCGGCAGCAGGAGAAATTCGGCGCGCCCTACGAACTGCCGAACGTGAGTTCCTGGCATGAAACCTGCGCCTCGTACGGGAACGTGGTCTGGAACCACCGCCTGTTCCTTCTGCACAGGGATGCGAAGTACATCGATACCATGGAACGCATCCTGTACAACGGTTTCCTCGCCGGTGTCTCACTGAAGGGAGACCGCTTTTTCTATCAGAACGTGCTGATGTCTTACGGCAATTACGAACGGTTCGACTGGATTAATGTACCGTGTTGTCCGCCAAACGTCGTGCGCCTGATGGCTTCCGTCGGCGGCTACATTTATGCCAGAACGGCAAACGAGATTTACGTCAACCTCTTTGTCGGCTCCACTGCCAAAGTGAATCTCTCAGGCACTAATGTCAGGATTACACAGGAGACGCGCTATCCCTGGGAAGGGAAGGTGCGGTTGACCGTTCATCCGGAACGAGCGGGGAATTTTGCGGTGCTGGTGCGAATCCCGGAATGGGCGCGGAACATAGCGCTGCCGAGCGACCTCTATCGATACATGGATTCGAGCGCAGAGAAACCCGCCTTGAGCGTCAACGGGGCCCCGGTTGCAATCACGTTGGAGCACGGCTACGCCCGGTTCGAGAGAACATGGAAAGCCGGTGACGTCATTGAACTCAATCTGCCGATGCCTGTGCGCCGAGTGCTGGCCCATGACCAGGTGCGGGACGATCGAGGGCGCGTGGCCTTGGAACGCGGCCCCCTCGTCTATTGTGTGGAATGGCCCGACAACGGCGGCAGCGCTTTGAATCTTGTGATTCCCGACCATTCGGTGCTCAAGGGGGAATACCGGCCCGGGTTTTTGAACGGAGTGGAGGCTATCACCGGCCGGGTGCAGGCTGTGGTCCGCGGGAAGGACGGAGTGTCAGCCAGGATCGTGCCGCACAATCTTGTGGCGATCCCATATTATTCCTGGGCCAACCGCGGCATGGGCGAGATGACCGTATGGATCGCCCGCAATGCCGGGACCGCGCGGCTCAAGCCTGTTCTGCCCAATCCCGTCGTGCGCGTAAACTCGTTTGCAGGCATCGAAAAAGCCTGGACGGGCTATGGCGATCAAAACGACGACATCTGCGCTGTTTACGACGGAGTGGAGCCGTTGAATTCCGCCGACGAGTCTCACCTCTATTTCCGCATGCGGCCTCCCGAAGGCAAGCCGGCGTGGATCGAGTATGAATTCAAGGCTCCCACGCGGATATCGTCGTCCAAGGTCTACTTTGCGGATGACAGGCGGTTCTGCCGGATGCCGAGTTCCTGGCGCATAATGTATAAGGATGGTGACGCGTGGAAGCCGGTGGCCAACACTGAGCATTATGCAGTCGAAAAGGATGCGTTCAATCAGGTTACTTACAAGCAGGTGACAACAACTGCCGTGCGCATCGAGGTCGAGCCTCAAAGCGTCCTATACAAGGGCGGCGCCGCCGGCCCGCCGGCTGCCATGAGAATCGACAAAGACAAAATCTGGCGCGAGTTTGGCATCATCGAGTGGCAAGTAAAATAA
- a CDS encoding dienelactone hydrolase family protein, with protein MDQKIVELYDRFTNGDMSRRSFLDRLAQLAGGTAAALALMPVLETNYAQAQMISENDDRLAIARVEYEAGGTKISGYLARLKGGQKRPAVIVIHENRGLNPHIQDVARRLAVEGFLAFAPDLLSPLGGTPPDDTKASQMIRTLNADETVARLAAAVPFLARHAESTGKVGAVGFCWGGGMANRLAAAGTSLNASVPYYGAQLPAAEVPKITAPLLLQYASLDQRINAGIADYEAALKTNKKVYELNMYEGANHAFNNDTNAGSYNKAAATLAWSRTIAFLKKYLT; from the coding sequence ATGGACCAGAAAATTGTTGAGCTCTACGACCGATTCACCAATGGGGACATGAGCCGCCGGAGTTTCCTTGATCGCCTCGCACAGCTCGCGGGCGGAACGGCGGCGGCGCTTGCGCTGATGCCGGTGCTCGAGACCAATTATGCCCAGGCGCAGATGATTTCCGAGAACGACGACCGCCTGGCCATTGCGCGCGTGGAATATGAAGCCGGCGGCACAAAAATCAGCGGCTATCTGGCGCGGCTCAAAGGCGGCCAGAAGCGGCCGGCCGTCATCGTCATTCATGAGAATCGCGGCCTCAACCCGCACATCCAGGACGTTGCACGGCGTCTGGCGGTTGAGGGTTTCCTTGCGTTTGCTCCCGACTTGCTGTCGCCCCTGGGCGGCACGCCTCCGGATGACACCAAGGCGAGCCAGATGATACGCACGCTGAATGCCGACGAGACCGTCGCGCGCCTCGCCGCCGCAGTGCCCTTTCTCGCACGCCATGCGGAGTCTACGGGGAAAGTCGGCGCCGTGGGCTTCTGTTGGGGCGGGGGCATGGCCAACCGGCTCGCGGCTGCCGGAACTTCGCTGAATGCCAGCGTGCCATATTACGGCGCTCAACTTCCCGCTGCGGAGGTCCCGAAAATCACGGCGCCGCTTCTGCTCCAGTATGCCTCGCTCGACCAGCGCATCAACGCGGGCATCGCCGACTACGAAGCCGCGCTCAAGACCAACAAGAAAGTTTACGAACTGAACATGTACGAGGGTGCAAACCACGCCTTCAATAACGACACGAACGCCGGGAGCTACAACAAGGCGGCAGCGACTCTCGCCTGGAGCCGCACGATCGCATTCCTGAAAAAATATCTGACCTGA
- a CDS encoding anaerobic sulfatase maturase translates to MQPWGSPWLNLRPECIPSPIVEDEPVIKASREFQVFAKPMGAICNLDCRYCYYLKKEHLYPAGESFRMPDGLLEDYIVQHIEASPGPVISFSWHGGEPTVLGLDYFRRIVALQRKHRPPDRRITNGMQTNGILLDEEWCRFLATEGFGIGLSLDGPREMHDRYRVTRGGKPSHRQTLRAFRLLRRHQITCDILCVVNDCNVHYPTQVYRFFKEIGGQYIGFLPVVEQRPDAEGGVSPHTVPAEAYGTFLCTIFDEWMRQDVGRITVQLFEEATRPARGLDHSLCIFRETCGEIPVLEHNGDFFSCDHFVDPQHRLGNIRETSLVELLESPAQRSFGQAKKDALPRYCQVCAVRPMCNGGCPKDRFLVTPDGEAGLNYLCAGLKRFFTHSLPYLIRLASLERDGRPHEPLTQLARATVAQRYPDAGRNDPCPCGSGRKYKKCCLTR, encoded by the coding sequence ATGCAGCCATGGGGGTCTCCATGGTTGAATTTAAGACCGGAATGTATACCATCTCCCATAGTGGAGGATGAACCGGTGATCAAGGCTTCGCGCGAATTTCAGGTTTTTGCCAAGCCGATGGGCGCGATCTGCAACCTGGATTGCCGTTATTGCTATTACCTGAAAAAGGAGCACCTCTACCCTGCGGGTGAGTCCTTCCGGATGCCCGACGGGCTTCTGGAGGACTACATCGTCCAACACATCGAGGCGTCTCCCGGTCCGGTAATCAGCTTTTCCTGGCACGGCGGCGAGCCGACCGTTCTGGGATTGGACTACTTCCGCAGGATCGTCGCGCTGCAGCGCAAGCACAGGCCCCCTGACCGGCGTATCACCAATGGCATGCAGACCAACGGGATCCTCCTCGATGAGGAATGGTGCCGGTTTCTCGCCACAGAGGGCTTTGGCATCGGCCTGAGCCTGGACGGCCCGCGGGAGATGCACGACCGATACCGCGTGACCCGGGGCGGGAAGCCGTCGCACAGGCAGACGCTGCGCGCGTTCAGGCTTTTGCGCCGGCACCAGATCACGTGCGACATCCTTTGTGTGGTGAATGACTGCAACGTCCATTACCCCACTCAGGTGTACCGGTTCTTCAAGGAGATTGGAGGCCAATACATCGGATTCCTTCCTGTGGTTGAGCAGCGCCCGGATGCCGAGGGTGGAGTGAGCCCCCACACAGTGCCGGCGGAGGCCTATGGCACGTTTCTCTGCACGATCTTCGACGAGTGGATGCGACAGGATGTTGGACGCATTACGGTGCAGCTGTTCGAAGAAGCGACCAGGCCGGCCCGGGGCCTGGATCATTCATTGTGCATTTTTCGGGAGACCTGCGGTGAAATCCCGGTTCTCGAACACAACGGCGATTTCTTTAGCTGTGATCACTTCGTCGACCCGCAGCATCGACTGGGGAACATCCGCGAAACCTCTCTGGTCGAACTGCTCGAGAGCCCGGCGCAGAGGAGTTTCGGCCAGGCCAAAAAAGATGCGCTGCCCCGCTATTGTCAGGTGTGCGCGGTCCGGCCCATGTGCAACGGCGGCTGCCCGAAAGACCGGTTCCTCGTCACTCCGGACGGGGAAGCCGGACTGAACTATTTATGTGCGGGATTGAAACGCTTTTTCACGCATAGCCTGCCCTACCTGATCAGGCTGGCGTCTCTTGAGCGCGACGGGCGGCCACACGAACCGCTGACGCAACTGGCACGGGCAACGGTCGCGCAGCGCTACCCCGACGCGGGCCGCAACGACCCTTGCCCCTGTGGCAGCGGCCGCAAATACAAGAAATGCTGCCTCACCCGGTAA
- a CDS encoding PDZ domain-containing protein: protein MIRYLRFSRILPAMLLFTLALVFASAAGAQTRLLRFPAIHGDKVAFTYAGDIWIAPVTGGTATRLTAHPGMELFARFSPDGKWIAFTGQYDGDEQVYVVPATGGAPRQLTYYPARGPLAPRWGWDNQIYGWTNDGKSILFRSLRDSWTLGSQHLYTVPMTGGPSEVLPMPESGAGDFSPDGTKIVYSPRFRDFRPEKRYSGGQVNDLWLFDLKTNDAKRIISSPRANRDPMWISNTIYFTSDRDGTFNIYAYDLSSGRITQVTSSKVWDVRWPSSDHAGRIVYELDGELQILDTRTGKSAPISITVPDDGLWKRPSRVSAANQMEDFELSPKGERALFSARGDVFTAPIEKGPTRNLTNSSGAHDKWARWSPDGSKIAFISDTTGEEELYVIAQDGSGKPEQLTSGGKAMRYQPEWSPDSRRIAFSDKDGKVYVYSFDDRKLSQIVDARRGQVRDYTWSPRSHYLSFSMAGTNNFSSIYIWSERDGQVRKITDELFNAENPAWDPDGNYLFYLSDREFAPQISTAEFNYATNRTTAIFALALRKDVKHPFPPESDEVSAAKEVASKPEEGKPSDMTIDFDGLALRVARMPVEADNYGGLSAKKGHLLYVAGPAFYYGRQPDRRAALRIFSIRDRKETTLVDDVGGYALSSDGSKVMARSGPSFVVFDATPTGAGAKKTVSTAGLMVDRVPVEEWNQIFNEVWRRYRDWFYVENMHGYDWEALRKQYAPLLQYVAHRSDLNYVISEMISELTIQHTYIEGGDFLIPPRPRVALAGARFVLDKQTGRYRISKIFAGQNEEEVYRAPLTEIGVNVSPGDYLLAIDGVELSATEDPYRQLRNKADRPVQFTVNSQPVTDGARTITFNPLTSEEKLIYLDWITGNRKRVTELSGGRIGYLHVPDMGAPGIYEFIKWYYGQLDKEALIVDERANGGGNVSRMLIERLARKWLGLNYSRTSDQAATYPDGVFIGPKVALLNEYAGSDGDIFPAMFREAGLGPLIGRRSWGGVVGISGRGPLIDGGSISVPESGFASTKGEWIIEGHGVDPDIDVENDPKSVIEGKDPQLERAVAELMKKLQAAPVKLPPKPAGPIKTEKK, encoded by the coding sequence ATGATTCGCTACCTACGTTTTTCACGCATTCTCCCCGCAATGCTGCTGTTCACTCTCGCATTAGTTTTCGCATCGGCAGCCGGTGCCCAAACCAGGCTGCTCCGTTTCCCGGCGATCCACGGCGACAAAGTCGCATTCACATATGCGGGGGACATCTGGATTGCACCTGTGACCGGCGGCACGGCCACCCGCCTCACGGCGCATCCCGGCATGGAACTCTTCGCCAGGTTTTCTCCCGACGGCAAATGGATCGCCTTCACCGGCCAGTACGACGGAGACGAGCAGGTGTACGTCGTACCCGCCACCGGCGGCGCGCCCAGGCAGCTCACCTACTACCCTGCCCGCGGCCCGCTGGCCCCACGCTGGGGCTGGGACAACCAGATCTATGGCTGGACCAACGACGGCAAGTCGATCCTCTTCCGGTCGCTCCGGGATTCCTGGACACTCGGCTCGCAGCATCTTTACACCGTGCCGATGACAGGCGGACCATCGGAGGTATTGCCGATGCCCGAATCGGGCGCCGGTGATTTCTCACCTGATGGCACCAAAATCGTCTACTCGCCCCGATTCCGCGATTTTCGCCCTGAAAAGCGATACAGCGGCGGCCAAGTCAATGACTTGTGGCTTTTCGATCTGAAAACGAACGACGCCAAGCGGATCATCTCCAGCCCGCGCGCCAATCGTGACCCCATGTGGATCAGCAACACGATCTACTTCACATCCGACCGCGACGGGACCTTCAATATCTATGCCTATGACCTCTCAAGCGGCAGGATCACCCAGGTCACCAGCAGCAAGGTATGGGATGTCCGCTGGCCCAGCTCGGATCATGCCGGCCGCATCGTGTACGAGCTCGACGGCGAGTTGCAGATCCTCGATACCAGGACGGGCAAGAGCGCACCGATTTCGATCACCGTGCCGGACGACGGGCTGTGGAAGCGCCCGTCGCGGGTATCAGCGGCAAATCAGATGGAGGATTTCGAACTGAGCCCGAAAGGCGAGCGGGCGCTTTTCAGCGCGCGCGGCGATGTTTTCACCGCACCCATCGAGAAGGGTCCCACACGCAATCTGACGAATTCCTCCGGCGCGCATGACAAGTGGGCGCGCTGGTCCCCCGACGGCTCAAAAATCGCCTTCATCTCCGACACGACTGGAGAAGAGGAGCTTTACGTCATCGCCCAGGACGGCTCCGGCAAGCCCGAGCAGCTTACCAGCGGCGGCAAGGCCATGCGCTATCAGCCTGAGTGGTCCCCCGACAGCAGGCGCATCGCCTTCAGCGACAAGGACGGCAAGGTGTATGTTTACTCGTTCGATGACAGGAAGCTCAGCCAGATTGTCGATGCGCGGCGCGGCCAGGTACGTGATTACACGTGGTCGCCGCGCAGCCACTATCTCTCGTTCAGCATGGCCGGCACGAACAATTTCAGTTCGATCTACATCTGGAGCGAAAGGGACGGCCAGGTCCGGAAGATCACCGACGAACTCTTCAATGCCGAGAATCCGGCCTGGGATCCGGACGGCAACTACCTCTTTTATCTGAGCGACCGCGAGTTTGCGCCCCAGATCTCGACCGCCGAGTTCAACTACGCAACCAACCGGACGACGGCTATCTTCGCGCTGGCACTGCGCAAGGACGTGAAGCATCCATTCCCGCCGGAAAGTGATGAAGTGAGCGCGGCGAAGGAGGTGGCTTCAAAACCCGAGGAGGGCAAGCCGTCCGATATGACGATTGACTTCGATGGGCTCGCCCTGCGGGTGGCCCGCATGCCGGTAGAGGCCGATAATTACGGCGGCCTCAGCGCGAAGAAAGGCCACCTGCTCTACGTGGCGGGGCCGGCCTTCTACTATGGCCGGCAGCCCGACCGCAGAGCGGCATTGCGGATCTTCTCCATCAGGGACCGCAAGGAAACCACGCTCGTCGACGACGTCGGCGGCTACGCGCTCTCTTCGGACGGATCCAAAGTCATGGCGCGCTCGGGCCCGTCGTTTGTCGTGTTCGACGCCACCCCCACCGGTGCCGGCGCGAAGAAGACCGTGTCCACTGCCGGCCTGATGGTCGATCGCGTGCCGGTCGAGGAGTGGAATCAGATCTTCAACGAGGTCTGGCGCCGTTACCGCGACTGGTTCTATGTCGAGAACATGCACGGCTACGACTGGGAGGCGCTGCGCAAGCAATATGCGCCACTGCTGCAGTATGTGGCGCATCGTTCCGACCTCAACTATGTGATCAGCGAGATGATCTCGGAGCTGACCATTCAGCATACCTATATCGAAGGGGGTGACTTCCTGATTCCCCCGCGGCCGAGAGTCGCTCTCGCCGGCGCCCGTTTCGTGCTGGACAAGCAGACAGGCCGCTACCGCATCAGCAAGATCTTCGCCGGCCAGAACGAGGAGGAAGTCTACCGCGCGCCTCTCACCGAGATCGGCGTCAATGTTTCGCCCGGCGATTACCTGCTCGCCATCGACGGTGTGGAGCTGAGCGCAACCGAGGATCCTTACCGCCAGCTCCGCAACAAGGCCGATCGGCCCGTCCAGTTCACAGTGAACTCCCAGCCGGTCACGGACGGCGCCCGGACGATTACCTTTAATCCGCTCACCAGCGAAGAGAAACTGATCTACCTCGACTGGATCACGGGGAACCGCAAACGGGTGACCGAACTCTCCGGCGGGCGCATCGGCTATCTGCACGTTCCCGACATGGGAGCCCCAGGCATCTATGAGTTCATCAAGTGGTACTACGGCCAACTGGACAAGGAAGCCCTCATCGTCGACGAACGCGCCAACGGCGGGGGAAACGTGTCGCGCATGCTGATCGAGCGCCTGGCCCGGAAATGGCTGGGCCTCAACTACAGCCGGACCAGCGATCAAGCCGCCACCTATCCCGACGGCGTGTTCATCGGGCCCAAAGTCGCCCTCCTCAACGAGTATGCGGGCTCCGACGGCGACATCTTCCCGGCGATGTTCCGCGAGGCGGGCCTCGGGCCGCTCATCGGCCGCCGCTCGTGGGGCGGTGTCGTCGGCATCTCGGGCCGCGGTCCGCTCATCGACGGCGGTTCGATCTCCGTACCCGAATCGGGCTTCGCCAGCACCAAAGGCGAATGGATCATCGAAGGCCACGGCGTTGATCCCGATATCGATGTGGAGAACGATCCCAAATCGGTCATCGAAGGCAAGGACCCTCAACTCGAGCGCGCCGTCGCTGAGTTGATGAAAAAGCTCCAGGCAGCTCCGGTGAAGCTGCCGCCCAAACCGGCGGGACCCATCAAGACCGAAAAGAAGTAG
- a CDS encoding S9 family peptidase yields MPILLIHGLTDTSIPFQQSEMIAAQNPVAIKLWKVPNAGHIGAFNAAGREFEARVLDWFATHRNCSGIR; encoded by the coding sequence GTGCCCATTCTGCTCATTCATGGATTGACGGATACCAGTATCCCATTCCAACAATCCGAGATGATCGCTGCCCAAAACCCTGTCGCCATTAAGTTGTGGAAGGTGCCCAATGCCGGTCATATTGGTGCGTTCAACGCCGCGGGCCGTGAATTTGAAGCGCGTGTGCTCGACTGGTTTGCGACGCATCGGAACTGTTCTGGTATACGTTGA